The proteins below are encoded in one region of Amycolatopsis magusensis:
- a CDS encoding bifunctional aldolase/short-chain dehydrogenase: MTEPSQETVDRLLTRSHRLGADPANTNYAGGNTSAKGTATDPASGEPVELLWVKGSGGDLGTLTEPGLAVLRLDRLRGLTGVYPGPEREDEMVAAFDYCLHGRGGAAPSIDTAMHALVDSAHVDHLHPDSGIALATAADGEELTARCFGDRVVWVPWRRPGFQLGLDIAGIKGANPQAIGCILGGHGITAWGDTSDECEARSLEIIRTAAEFLAEHGRADPFGARVPEYEPLPEAARRERAAALAPVLRGLASTDRRQLGHFTDSAVVLDFLAGAEHPRLAALGTSCPDHFLRTKVRPMVLDLPPTAPLDEVLTRLGELHEEYRADYRAYYERHAEPDSPALRGADPAIVLVPGVGMFSFGADAQTARVAGEFYVNAINVMRGAESVSAYAPIPESEKFRIEYWSLEEAKLRRRPAPKPLAGRVALVTGGGSGIGKATARRLAAEGACVVVADRAFDAAQEVAAELGRDTAIAVRADVTEENEVAAAFAEGALAFGGIDLVVNNAGLSVSKPLLETTAADWDLQHDVMARGSFLVSREAARQMIAQGLGGDLVYIVSKNAVFAGPSNVAYGAAKADQAHQVRLLAAELGEHGIRVNGVNPDGVVRGSGIFAGGWGAQRAAVYGVEEKDLGAFYAQRTLLKREVLPEHVANAVFVLAAGELGHTTGLHVPVDAGVAAAFLR; encoded by the coding sequence ATGACCGAGCCCAGCCAGGAAACCGTCGACCGGCTGCTGACGCGGTCCCACCGGCTGGGGGCGGACCCGGCGAACACGAACTACGCCGGCGGGAACACCTCCGCCAAGGGTACGGCCACCGACCCGGCCTCCGGCGAACCGGTGGAACTGTTGTGGGTCAAGGGTTCCGGCGGTGACCTCGGCACCCTCACCGAACCCGGGCTGGCCGTGCTGCGGCTCGACCGGCTGCGCGGGCTGACCGGCGTCTACCCCGGACCGGAACGCGAGGACGAGATGGTCGCCGCGTTCGACTACTGCCTGCACGGCCGCGGTGGCGCGGCCCCCTCGATCGACACCGCCATGCACGCCCTCGTCGATTCCGCGCACGTCGACCACCTCCACCCCGATTCCGGGATCGCGCTGGCGACCGCGGCCGACGGTGAAGAACTGACCGCGCGCTGCTTCGGTGACCGGGTGGTGTGGGTGCCGTGGCGGCGGCCGGGTTTCCAGCTGGGCCTGGACATCGCCGGAATCAAGGGCGCCAACCCCCAGGCGATCGGCTGCATCCTCGGCGGCCACGGCATCACCGCATGGGGTGACACGTCGGACGAGTGCGAGGCACGCTCGCTGGAGATCATCCGGACCGCGGCGGAGTTCCTCGCCGAACACGGCCGCGCGGACCCGTTCGGCGCCCGCGTCCCCGAGTACGAGCCGCTGCCCGAGGCCGCCCGTCGTGAGCGGGCCGCGGCACTGGCGCCGGTCCTGCGCGGGCTCGCGTCCACCGATCGCCGTCAACTGGGGCACTTCACCGACTCGGCCGTGGTGCTCGACTTCCTGGCGGGGGCGGAACACCCGCGCCTGGCCGCGCTCGGCACCTCCTGCCCGGACCACTTCCTGCGCACCAAGGTCCGGCCGATGGTGCTCGACCTGCCGCCGACCGCGCCGCTGGACGAGGTGCTCACCCGGCTGGGTGAGTTGCACGAGGAGTACCGCGCGGACTACCGCGCCTACTACGAGCGCCACGCCGAGCCGGATTCCCCCGCCCTGCGCGGCGCCGATCCGGCGATCGTCCTCGTGCCCGGGGTCGGCATGTTCTCCTTCGGTGCCGACGCGCAGACCGCGCGGGTGGCGGGCGAGTTCTACGTCAACGCCATCAACGTCATGCGGGGCGCGGAATCGGTGTCGGCCTACGCGCCGATCCCGGAGAGCGAGAAGTTCCGGATCGAGTACTGGTCGCTCGAAGAAGCCAAGCTCCGCCGCCGCCCGGCCCCGAAGCCGCTGGCCGGTCGCGTCGCGCTGGTCACCGGCGGCGGTTCGGGCATCGGCAAGGCGACCGCCCGGCGGCTCGCGGCCGAAGGCGCGTGCGTGGTCGTCGCCGACCGCGCCTTCGACGCCGCGCAGGAGGTCGCCGCGGAACTCGGGCGGGACACCGCGATCGCGGTCCGCGCCGATGTCACCGAGGAGAACGAGGTCGCCGCCGCGTTCGCCGAGGGCGCCCTCGCGTTCGGCGGGATCGACCTGGTGGTGAACAACGCGGGGCTGTCCGTTTCGAAGCCGTTGCTGGAGACCACCGCGGCGGACTGGGACCTGCAGCACGACGTGATGGCCCGCGGCTCGTTCCTGGTCTCGCGTGAAGCGGCGCGGCAGATGATCGCGCAGGGCCTGGGTGGCGACCTGGTCTACATCGTCAGCAAGAACGCGGTGTTCGCCGGGCCGAGCAACGTCGCGTACGGGGCGGCGAAGGCGGACCAGGCGCACCAGGTGCGGTTGCTCGCCGCCGAACTGGGCGAGCACGGCATCCGCGTCAACGGCGTGAACCCGGACGGGGTGGTGCGTGGCTCGGGCATCTTCGCCGGGGGCTGGGGCGCGCAGCGGGCGGCGGTCTACGGCGTGGAGGAAAAGGACCTCGGCGCGTTCTACGCCCAGCGCACGCTGCTCAAGCGCGAGGTGCTGCCGGAACACGTGGCCAACGCGGTCTTCGTGCTGGCGGCCGGGGAACTCGGGCACACCACCGGCCTGCACGTCCCGGTGGACGCCGGGGTCGCCGCGGCCTTCCTCCGCTGA
- a CDS encoding NUDIX domain-containing protein: protein MAAKRSAGLLLYRGGAAHTEVLLGHMGGPFWARKDEAAWSVPKGEQEPDEEPLAAARREFEEELGLPVPAGEHVALGEVRQSGKVVTVFALEADLDPALAVPGTFEMEWPPRSGRMQEFPEMDRFEWFELAEAERKLVKGQRAFLGRLAERLT from the coding sequence ATGGCGGCCAAACGCAGCGCCGGGCTCCTCCTGTATCGCGGGGGCGCGGCGCACACCGAAGTACTGCTGGGGCACATGGGCGGGCCGTTCTGGGCCCGCAAGGACGAAGCCGCCTGGTCGGTGCCGAAAGGCGAGCAGGAGCCGGACGAGGAGCCGCTCGCCGCCGCGCGCCGGGAGTTCGAAGAAGAGCTCGGGTTGCCGGTCCCCGCTGGTGAGCACGTCGCCCTGGGGGAGGTCAGGCAGTCCGGCAAGGTGGTCACGGTCTTCGCGCTCGAAGCCGACCTGGACCCGGCGCTCGCCGTGCCCGGCACCTTCGAGATGGAGTGGCCGCCGCGTTCGGGCCGCATGCAGGAGTTCCCCGAGATGGACCGGTTCGAGTGGTTCGAGCTCGCCGAAGCCGAGCGGAAACTGGTGAAGGGGCAGCGGGCCTTCCTCGGCCGCCTGGCCGAGCGCTTGACCTGA
- a CDS encoding metallophosphoesterase family protein, with protein MRLLIIADTHVPARARTLPAEVWAEAEAADVVVHAGDWIELALLDELERRSKRVIGVYGNNDGPDLRARLPEVARADLDGLRLAVVHETGQAKGREARCAKEYPDTDVLVFGHSHIPWDTETGTGLRLLNPGSPTDRRRQPHHTYLTAVVDGGRLTEVELHTVARGAS; from the coding sequence ATGCGCCTGCTGATCATCGCCGACACGCACGTGCCAGCACGAGCCAGGACGCTGCCCGCCGAGGTGTGGGCCGAGGCCGAGGCGGCGGACGTGGTGGTGCACGCCGGCGACTGGATCGAACTCGCGCTGCTCGACGAACTGGAGCGGCGGTCGAAGCGGGTGATCGGCGTGTACGGCAACAACGACGGGCCCGATCTGCGAGCGCGGCTGCCCGAGGTCGCCCGCGCCGATCTGGACGGGCTGCGCCTGGCCGTGGTCCACGAGACCGGGCAAGCGAAGGGCCGGGAAGCGCGCTGCGCCAAGGAGTACCCGGACACCGACGTGCTGGTCTTCGGCCACAGCCACATCCCGTGGGACACCGAGACCGGCACCGGCCTGCGCCTGCTCAACCCCGGCTCCCCCACCGACCGCCGCCGCCAGCCGCACCACACCTACCTCACCGCCGTGGTCGACGGCGGCCGGCTGACCGAGGTCGAGCTGCACACCGTGGCCAGGGGAGCGTCGTGA
- a CDS encoding erythromycin esterase family protein, which produces MTPWLDAVTQDGLAALGARAADADVVALGVSCRSAHELSTMADEMVRYLVREHGYRAVLFEGDDAASVLLDEYVRTGDGDPRRVLAGARSFLRAEEVLGTVRWLRSYNEAHPGDPVRVVHPREEPGVPADQEAIERVLADGVTRWRDRDPAKLVYWGGMAHTAPGDVPTAGRLLRERCSYLSVGLTFHHGEPLDWLPVLPGDFLEATLDQAKADTFLLDLRDAPAAWADAPARTRLVGPRYDPAHDYLEGTPAGWFDLVRHTREVTPARLFA; this is translated from the coding sequence ATGACCCCTTGGCTTGACGCAGTGACCCAGGACGGACTCGCGGCGCTGGGTGCCCGTGCCGCGGACGCGGACGTCGTGGCGCTGGGCGTGTCCTGCCGCAGCGCTCATGAACTGTCCACAATGGCTGATGAGATGGTGCGGTACCTGGTGCGCGAGCACGGTTACCGCGCGGTGCTGTTCGAAGGCGACGACGCGGCGAGCGTGCTGCTCGACGAGTACGTGCGCACCGGTGACGGCGACCCCCGGCGGGTGCTCGCCGGGGCCAGGTCGTTCCTGCGGGCCGAAGAGGTCCTCGGCACGGTCCGGTGGCTCCGGTCGTACAACGAGGCACACCCCGGCGACCCGGTGCGCGTGGTGCATCCCCGCGAGGAGCCCGGCGTCCCCGCGGACCAGGAAGCGATCGAGCGCGTGCTCGCCGACGGCGTCACGCGGTGGCGCGACCGCGACCCGGCGAAGCTCGTGTACTGGGGCGGAATGGCGCACACCGCACCCGGCGACGTGCCGACGGCGGGCCGCCTGCTGCGTGAGCGGTGCTCCTACCTCTCGGTCGGCCTGACCTTCCACCACGGCGAACCGCTGGACTGGCTGCCGGTGCTGCCCGGGGACTTCCTCGAAGCCACGCTGGACCAGGCGAAGGCGGACACGTTCCTGCTCGACCTGCGTGACGCCCCGGCCGCCTGGGCGGACGCCCCGGCCAGGACCAGGCTGGTCGGACCCCGGTACGACCCGGCCCACGACTACCTCGAAGGCACGCCGGCGGGCTGGTTCGACCTGGTCCGGCACACCCGCGAGGTAACCCCGGCACGCTTGTTCGCCTGA
- a CDS encoding rhamnulokinase, which translates to MAAVFAAVDLGASSGRVVTGRLGAGTLELAEVHRFANEPVSEGGLLRWDIRKLHKGLTDGLRAAADRHGTLDGIGIDSWAVDYGLLDASGSLIANPVHYRDPRTAAGVERVHAVVPPARLYATTGIQFQPFNTVFQLATEELSSVADILLIPDLLSYWLTGEKGTERTNASTTGLLDPRTGEWSAGLFAELGLAAELFPPLRDPGVLAGSYEGCPVYTVGSHDTASAVVAVPATSDRFAYISCGTWSLVGLELDEPVLTEEARQANFTNERGVDGKVRFLRNVMGLWLLQEVQRDLGLGLGYLLDSAARATPGRSIVDATDPRFLPPGDMAARITAACRESGQPEPRDPGELARCVLDSLALAYRDALSDAVRLSGRPIEAVHLVGGGAHNELLCRLTADACGLPVHAGPAEATAAGNLLVQARAAGLLDGGLRELRSWVRGVRTYLPE; encoded by the coding sequence ATGGCCGCGGTCTTCGCGGCGGTCGACCTCGGCGCGTCCAGCGGCCGGGTGGTGACCGGGCGACTCGGTGCGGGCACGCTGGAACTGGCGGAGGTGCACCGGTTCGCGAACGAGCCGGTGTCCGAAGGCGGCCTGCTCCGGTGGGACATCCGCAAGCTCCACAAAGGACTCACCGACGGCCTGCGCGCGGCCGCCGACCGCCACGGCACGCTCGACGGCATCGGCATCGACTCGTGGGCGGTCGACTACGGCCTGCTCGACGCTTCCGGCTCGCTCATCGCGAATCCAGTGCACTACCGGGATCCGCGCACCGCGGCGGGGGTCGAGCGGGTGCACGCCGTGGTGCCGCCCGCGCGGCTGTATGCCACCACCGGTATCCAGTTCCAGCCGTTCAACACGGTTTTCCAGCTCGCCACGGAGGAACTGTCGTCCGTGGCGGACATCCTGCTGATCCCGGATCTGCTGTCGTACTGGCTCACCGGCGAGAAGGGCACCGAGCGGACGAACGCCTCCACCACCGGGCTGCTGGACCCGCGCACGGGTGAGTGGTCCGCAGGACTGTTCGCGGAACTGGGGCTGGCCGCCGAACTTTTCCCGCCGCTGCGGGATCCTGGCGTCTTGGCCGGGTCCTATGAGGGATGTCCGGTGTACACCGTGGGCTCGCACGACACCGCCTCGGCCGTGGTCGCGGTCCCGGCGACGAGCGACCGGTTCGCTTACATCTCTTGTGGGACCTGGTCGCTGGTGGGGTTGGAGTTGGACGAACCGGTGCTCACCGAAGAGGCACGGCAGGCTAATTTCACCAACGAGCGTGGCGTGGACGGCAAGGTCCGTTTCCTGCGCAATGTCATGGGTTTGTGGCTGCTGCAGGAAGTGCAGCGGGATCTGGGCCTGGGCTTGGGGTACCTGCTCGACTCCGCCGCCAGGGCCACGCCGGGCCGGAGCATCGTCGACGCGACGGACCCGCGTTTCCTGCCTCCGGGGGACATGGCCGCGCGGATCACCGCCGCCTGCCGGGAATCCGGGCAACCCGAACCGCGCGATCCCGGCGAGCTGGCCCGATGTGTCCTGGACAGCCTGGCCCTCGCCTACCGCGACGCCCTCTCGGATGCTGTGCGCCTGTCGGGCCGTCCGATCGAAGCGGTGCACCTCGTGGGCGGGGGCGCACACAACGAACTGCTGTGCCGGTTGACGGCTGATGCCTGCGGCTTGCCGGTCCACGCGGGGCCTGCGGAGGCGACCGCGGCGGGGAATCTACTGGTGCAGGCACGGGCTGCAGGGCTTCTGGATGGGGGCCTGAGGGAGCTGCGTTCCTGGGTGCGGGGGGTGCGGACCTACCTGCCGGAATGA
- a CDS encoding sporulation protein, translated as MNIPELIGTAWNSLTVKRVYGEPCEKDGVVVIPAATVWGGGGGGDGLDGRRAQGAGFGVIAHPTGAYEIKGGKVRWVPAVDVNRLITATAAVAVTYLLTRSRRTRVESRTTSSGV; from the coding sequence GTGAACATCCCCGAGTTGATCGGCACGGCCTGGAATTCCCTGACCGTGAAGCGGGTCTACGGGGAACCGTGCGAAAAGGACGGTGTCGTGGTCATCCCAGCGGCCACCGTCTGGGGCGGCGGGGGCGGGGGCGACGGCCTCGACGGGCGTCGCGCACAGGGCGCGGGCTTCGGCGTGATCGCCCACCCCACCGGGGCCTACGAGATCAAGGGCGGGAAGGTGCGCTGGGTGCCGGCGGTCGACGTGAACCGCCTGATCACCGCCACTGCGGCGGTCGCGGTGACCTACCTGCTGACCCGGTCGCGGCGCACCCGGGTGGAATCGCGCACCACCAGCTCCGGGGTGTAG
- a CDS encoding LacI family DNA-binding transcriptional regulator: MVGIKDVARIAGVSIGTVSNVVNRPHVVSAATRSRVLSVIQELGYVRDESARQLRAGRSRTLAVLVLDLGNPFFVDVAQGAEQAAQAEGLNVITCNSGQRVDREAAHLAMLAEQRVRGVLLSPVGTAGESLEAFRRSGIPYVFVDRNVPNSDACSVSVDDVAGGALAARHLVEAGHTHLAFVNGPQLLAQCRDREAGARAALAEAPAPGRTFTVLESEALDVASGRDAGARVLGISPRPTAVFCANDLLALGVLQAMVAAGVRVPEEMAIVGYDDIEFAAAAAVPLTSVRQPATRLGKTAAELIIAETADDAVPGEHEHQTVVYTPELVVRDSTRVRRDRVSR, from the coding sequence ATGGTCGGCATTAAGGACGTCGCCCGGATCGCCGGGGTGTCCATCGGCACGGTGTCGAACGTGGTGAACCGGCCGCACGTGGTGTCGGCCGCGACGCGGTCCCGGGTCCTTTCGGTGATCCAGGAACTGGGGTACGTCCGCGACGAATCCGCCCGGCAGCTGCGGGCCGGGCGCAGCCGCACGCTGGCCGTGCTGGTGCTCGACCTGGGCAACCCGTTCTTCGTCGACGTGGCGCAGGGCGCCGAGCAGGCGGCGCAGGCCGAGGGCCTGAACGTGATCACCTGCAACAGCGGCCAGCGGGTCGACCGCGAGGCCGCGCACCTGGCGATGCTCGCCGAACAACGCGTCCGCGGGGTGCTGCTCAGCCCGGTCGGCACGGCGGGGGAGAGCCTGGAAGCCTTCCGGCGCAGCGGCATCCCGTACGTCTTCGTGGACCGGAACGTGCCGAACTCCGACGCCTGCTCGGTGTCGGTGGACGACGTGGCCGGTGGCGCGCTGGCCGCCCGGCACCTGGTCGAAGCCGGGCACACGCACCTCGCCTTCGTCAACGGGCCGCAGCTGCTGGCCCAGTGCCGCGACCGTGAAGCCGGAGCCAGGGCGGCGCTGGCCGAGGCGCCCGCGCCCGGCCGGACGTTCACCGTGCTGGAATCCGAGGCGCTGGACGTGGCCTCCGGGCGGGACGCCGGGGCGCGCGTGCTCGGCATCAGCCCGCGGCCGACCGCGGTGTTCTGCGCCAACGACCTGCTCGCGCTCGGCGTGCTCCAGGCGATGGTCGCGGCCGGGGTGCGCGTGCCGGAGGAGATGGCGATCGTCGGGTACGACGACATCGAGTTCGCCGCGGCGGCCGCGGTGCCGCTGACCTCGGTCCGCCAGCCCGCCACCCGGCTCGGTAAGACCGCCGCCGAGCTGATCATCGCCGAAACCGCCGACGACGCGGTCCCCGGCGAGCACGAGCACCAGACCGTGGTCTACACCCCGGAGCTGGTGGTGCGCGATTCCACCCGGGTGCGCCGCGACCGGGTCAGCAGGTAG